The proteins below are encoded in one region of Vicia villosa cultivar HV-30 ecotype Madison, WI unplaced genomic scaffold, Vvil1.0 ctg.000525F_1_1, whole genome shotgun sequence:
- the LOC131629136 gene encoding uncharacterized protein LOC131629136, producing MSQLLQDVRKDLEYRPGWMGADVWQQLLEHWNSLKFKKASETNKRNRSSMDGASLHTGGSIPHRLHWKRMRKEKGADPSLTEFYFRTHRKKDQSWVGVHAESAYDKFEQKMLEISSQNPTIPGEDEADSQPTNEMPPDLDIWVESVGKKKGNRVFGLGTASKTLVSVSKKPSSLSSDSQEVDVLRSQVHALNASLQRQEQEKMVMRQQLHQQEEKMAEANNKISFLMNHLGFVGSSSHPPQPTNESDHANEDVVDETDEEDLSNEF from the exons ATGTCTCAGCTACTACAAGATGTTCGCAAAGACTTGGAGTATAGACCGGGCTGGATGGGAGCTGATGTGTGGCAGCAATTATTGGAACATTGGAATTCGTTAAAGTTTAAAAAAGCATCTGAGACGAATAAAAGAAACCGGTCTTCTATGGATGGCGCATCTCTTCACACTGGAGGGTCTATTCCTCATCGTTTGCATTGGAAAAGAATG AGAAAGGAAAAGGGTGCAGATCCATCATTGACCGAGTTCTATTTTCGCACACATCGGAAAAAGGATCAAAGTTGGGTTGGAGTTCATGCTGAATCTGCATAT gATAAATTTGAACAGAAAATGTTGGAGATTTCTTCTCAGAATCCAACTATTCCAGGAGAGGACGAAGCTGATAGTCAACCAACTAATGAAATGCCACCTGATTTGGATATATGGGTAGAGTCGGTTGGAAAGAAGAAAGGGAATAGGGTATTTGGTCTTGGAACCGCATCTAAGACTTTGGTTTCTGTATCAAAGAAACCCTCAAGTCTTTCAAGTGACTCTCAAGAGGTTGATGTTTTGAGAAGTCAAGTCCATGCCTTAAATGCATCGTTGCAAAGACAAGAACAAGAGAAGATGGTGATGAGGCAACAATTGCATCAACAAGAAGAAAAGATGGCcgaagcaaataataaaatttcatttttaatgaatCATTTAGGATTTGTTGGGTCTTCTTCTCATCCACCACAACCCACTAATGAAAGTGATCACGCAAATGAAGATGTCGTCGATGAAACAGATGAAGAAGACCttagtaatgaattttga